The Deltaproteobacteria bacterium genome includes the window GCACGGTAGGAAGGAAGGCGGTGATGGCGGTCACGGGGCTCGTCATGGTCCTGTTCGTCATCGTCCACCTGCTGGGCAACACCACCATCTTCTCCGGCCCCGGAGGCATCAACGCGTATTCCGCGAAGCTGCACGGGCTGGGCCCCTTCGTCTGGGTCTTCCGGCTCTTCCTGGCCGCCATGCTGGCGCTCCACGTGATCTTCGGGACGCTGCTGACGCTCGAGAACCGGGCGGCGAACCCCGGCAAGTACGCCGTGAAGAAAATGCTGAAGGCGACCTTCGCCGGCGAGACGATGATCTGGACCGGCACCCTGCTGCTGGCGTTCCTCGTCTACCACCTGCTGCAGTTCACCGTCCGGATCACGCCCGACATCATCCCCGAGGCGGTCGCGGTCCGACCGGGCAACGTCTTCGCGATGGTCGTCGCCAGCTTCCGGAGCACGCCGATCTCCCTGGTCTACGTCGGCGCGATGGTGGTCCTGTTCCTGCACCTGTCCCACGGGATCCAGAGCATCTTCCAGTCGGTGGGGCTGAACAACGACAAGACGCTGCCGCAGTTCAACGCGTGCGGAAAGCTGGTCTCCACGCTCCTGCTGCTGGGGTTCAGCTCGATTCCCGTGCTCATCCTCGCCGGCCTCGGCATTTTCGCCAGATAGGGGGACAAACGTGATACTCGACGGAAAAGCACCCACCGGACCGATCGAAACGACCTGGGACAGGCACCGCTTCAACATGAAGCTGGTGAACCCCTCGAACAAGCGGAAATACAAGATCCTCGTGGTCGGCACCGGCCTCGCCGGCGCCTCGGCGGCCGCCACCCTCGGCGAGCTCGGGTACACCGTGGAGGCGTTCTGCTACCAGGACAGCCCCCGCCGGGCGCACAGCATCGCGGCGCAGGGCGGAATCAACGCCGCCAAGAACTACCCCAACGACGGCGACAGCATCTTCCGCCTCTTCTACGACACGATCAAGGGCGGCGACTTCCGCGCCCGCGAGGCGGACGTGTGGCGGCTCTCGCAGGTGAGCAACAACATCATCGACCAGTGCGTGGCGCAGGGCGTCCCCTTCGGGCGCGACTACGCCGGGTACCTCGACAACCGTTCCTTCGGCGGCGCGCAGGTCTCCCGGACCTTCTTCGCGCGCGGTCAGACGGGGCAGCAGCTGCTCCTGGGCGCCTACTCCGCCCTCTCCCGGCAGGTCAAGCTCGGGTCGGTCAGGATGTTCCCCCGGACCGAGATGCTCGACCTGGTCGTGGTCGACGGCGAGGCGAAGGGGATCACCCTCCGCGACCTCGTCACCGGCGAGGTGCGCGTCCACACCGGCGACGCGGTCGTCCTGGCGTCGGGCGGGTACATGAACGTCTTCTACCTGTCCACGAACGCGATGGGGTGCAGCGTCACCGCGATCTGGAAGGCGCACAAGAAAGGGGCC containing:
- a CDS encoding succinate dehydrogenase cytochrome b subunit is translated as MRLLSSTVGRKAVMAVTGLVMVLFVIVHLLGNTTIFSGPGGINAYSAKLHGLGPFVWVFRLFLAAMLALHVIFGTLLTLENRAANPGKYAVKKMLKATFAGETMIWTGTLLLAFLVYHLLQFTVRITPDIIPEAVAVRPGNVFAMVVASFRSTPISLVYVGAMVVLFLHLSHGIQSIFQSVGLNNDKTLPQFNACGKLVSTLLLLGFSSIPVLILAGLGIFAR
- the sdhA gene encoding succinate dehydrogenase (quinone) flavoprotein subunit, whose product is MILDGKAPTGPIETTWDRHRFNMKLVNPSNKRKYKILVVGTGLAGASAAATLGELGYTVEAFCYQDSPRRAHSIAAQGGINAAKNYPNDGDSIFRLFYDTIKGGDFRAREADVWRLSQVSNNIIDQCVAQGVPFGRDYAGYLDNRSFGGAQVSRTFFARGQTGQQLLLGAYSALSRQVKLGSVRMFPRTEMLDLVVVDGEAKGITLRDLVTGEVRVHTGDAVVLASGGYMNVFYLSTNAMGCSVTAIWKAHKKGAYFGNPCFTQIHPTCIPQAGDYQSKLTLMSESLRNDGRIWVPKKKEDCGKPANQIAEEDRDYYLERKYPSFGNLAPRDISSRAAKEQCDEGRGVGPGGRGVYLDFRDSIRRFGEKVIR